A stretch of Canis lupus baileyi chromosome 2, mCanLup2.hap1, whole genome shotgun sequence DNA encodes these proteins:
- the AEN gene encoding apoptosis-enhancing nuclease, whose product MVPREGPESAQCPCPSLASLNTKDVLRRKHKRKSRQHQRFMARKALLQEQGLLSMPPKLGPSPLPMPSEALPGTEATSSGMQRLRNEPGGASWSRKPTPRESAGPRPSKCVAIDCEMVGTGPRGRVSELARCSVVSYHGDVLYDKYIRPEMPIVDYRTRWSGVTRQHMRKAIPFQVAQKEILKLLKGKVVVGHALHNDFQALKYVHPRSQTRDTTYVPNLLHQPGLHTRTRVSLKDLALQLLHKKIQAGQHGHSSVEDATTAMELYRLVEVQWEQQQASSLPPRPEDREPDSSTDMEQYMEDQYWPEDLAQGTHGETEAQDRRE is encoded by the exons ATGGTACCCCGGGAAGGCCCAGAGTCTGCCCAGTGCCCGTGCCCTTCCCTGGCTAGCCTGAATACCAAGGATGTGCTTCGGAGAAAACACAAGCGGAAGAGTCGACAGCACCAGCGATTCATGGCCCGGAAAGCCCTTCTGCAGGAGCAGGGGCTGCTGAGCATGCCCCCCAAGCTGGGACCCTCCCCGCTGCCCATGCCATCAGAGGCACTGCCGGGCACTGAAGCCACCAGCAGTGGGATGCAGCGTCTGAGGAATGAACCTGGAGGTGCCTCGTGGAGCAGAAAGCCTACCCCCCGGGAATCCGCAGGGCCCCGGCCCAGCAAATGTGTGGCCATCGACTGTGAGATGGTGGGCACAGGACCCCGAGGGCGGGTGAGTGAGCTGGCCCGCTGCTCTGTAGTGAGTTACCATGGCGATGTCCTCTATGACAAGTACATTCGGCCTGAGATGCCCATCGTGGACTACCGCACTCGCTGGAGTGGTGTCACTCGGCAGCACATGCGCAAGGCCATCCCCTTCCAGGTGGCCCAGAAAGAG ATCCTCAAGCTCCTGAAGGGCAAGGTGGTGGTGGGGCATGCGCTCCACAATGACTTCCAGGCCCTCAAGTACGTGCACCCTCGGAGCCAGACCCGGGATACCACTTACGTGCCCAACCTCCTCCACCAGCCTGGCCTCCACACCCGCACCCGGGTGTCTCTTAAGGACCTGGCCCTGCAGCTGCTCCACAAGAAGATCCAG GCTGGCCAGCACGGGCACTCATCAGTGGAAGATGCCACGACAGCCATGGAGCTCTATCGGCTGGTGGAGGTgcagtgggagcagcagcaggCCAGCAGCCTGCCGCCCCGCCCGGAGGACCGAGAGCCTGACAGCAGCACGGACATGGAGCAGTACATGGAGGACCAGTACTGGCCAGAGGACCTGGCCCAGGGCACCCACGGAGAAACGGAGGCACAGGACAGAAGGGAGTGA